The sequence CACATGTTCAGTGTAGCCAGTCCCTTGGACACCTGGTAGGCCTTGTACACCCAGTCGCAGACAGAGCCAAGTTCATCAACCTTGCGGAAGAAATAGTAGGTCTGGAGGAGGTGATAAGGCACAAAGGAAATGGCGTACAGCACAACCACCGCAAACACCATCAGGGCCACCTTCCGTTTCTCCAGGGAGGTTATATTCACATTCCTCCACACCGCCCTCAACAATGCGCAGTATGATGCAAATGTGACCAGGAAGGGAATAAAACACCCAGCCACAGACAGAAAGACTTTGTAATACAAGTGAGTGTATGCAACTTCAACTGCATCACTGTTGGTGCAATAGGAGTAGGATACACAATTGGTTTGTTTGCTTCCCTCTGGACATGTGGAGGCAAACTTCAGCACAGGAGAGGAGATGGCTGTCACAAAGATCCAGATGACGACACTGGCAGCCTTGGCTTTGGCGGGGTTCACATTGTTCCAGCTGAAGAAGGGGTACACAATGGCCACATAGCGGTTCACACTGATACACATGATGAAGTAGATGCTGACATACAAGTTGCAGGTGAAGAGGAAGCGTTCTATCTTACAGACCGCCATCCCAAACAGCCAGTTCTCCTGCATGTAGTAGACTATGAGCAGGGGCAGGGTGAGG comes from Salvelinus sp. IW2-2015 unplaced genomic scaffold, ASM291031v2 Un_scaffold1536, whole genome shotgun sequence and encodes:
- the p2ry11 gene encoding P2Y purinoceptor 11 is translated as MMDYNSSCHGDKFQVQLLPSMYGVEFCVALVGNLFALRLLATRERNNWHTGVVLSCNLAISDLLYVLTLPLLIVYYMQENWLFGMAVCKIERFLFTCNLYVSIYFIMCISVNRYVAIVYPFFSWNNVNPAKAKAASVVIWIFVTAISSPVLKFASTCPEGSKQTNCVSYSYCTNSDAVEVAYTHLYYKVFLSVAGCFIPFLVTFASYCALLRAVWRNVNITSLEKRKVALMVFAVVVLYAISFVPYHLLQTYYFFRKVDELGSVCDWVYKAYQVSKGLATLNMCIHPLLYMAVFDNIRVACCGRSSADMAMNNT